GTTTATCGTTTGCGCATATTTGCCACATGCATATATATGGTGGTAAGATAAGAGCTATGCAAAAGTGTGTATCGGGGAGAGTGATCAAGTGAGTAAACGAGACTACTATGAAATCCTTGGAGTCGAAAAAGGCGCTTCCAAAGATGAAATAAAAAAGGCATATCGTAAATTAGCCAGAAAATACCATCCAGATGTGAATAAAGAAGCGGGTGCTGCAGATAAATTTAAAGAAGCCAAGGAAGCCTATGAAGTGTTAAGTGATGAACAAAAACGGGCGCAGTATGATCAATTTGGACATGCTGGACCTCAAAGTCAAGGGTTCGGTGGCTTTGGCGGGGCTCAAGACTTCGGCGGTGGCTTTGGCGATATATTTGATATGTTTTTTGGTGGGGGCGGGCGCAGAAGAGATCCAAATGCCCCACAGCAAGGAGCAGATTTACAATATACGATGGAGTTGGAATTTGAAGAGGCTATTTTTGGTAAAGAAGCCGAGATTACGATTCCTAAAGAAGAGACATGCGATACTTGCTCAGGTTCTGGGGCAAAACCCGGAACGAAAACGAAAACCTGCTCTCATTGTAACGGTTCAGGTCAATTAAATATGGAGCAAAACACACCATTTGGTAAGGTTGTTAACCGCAGAGTATGTCATTATTGTAATGGCTCAGGTAAAATCATCCCAGAAAAATGTACGACATGTGGCGGTACTGGCAGAGTGAAAAAACGCCGCAAAATTCATATTTCCATACCAGCTGGAATTGATGAAGGTCAACAAATTCGAGTGTCAGGTAAAGGAGAAGCTGGTATTAACGGGGGCCCTCCAGGAGACTTATTTGTCGTAGTGCATATTAAACCACATGAATTCTTCCAGCGAGAAGGGGATCATATTTTCTGTGAACTGCCGTTAACTTTCGCGCAGGCAGCGCTTGGAGATGAAGTGGAAGTGCCGACAGTTCATGGGAAAGTAAAACTAAAAATACCAGCTGGAACTCAATCTGGCAAAGTCTTTCGCATGAAAGGTAAAGGTGCACCAAATGTGAGAGGATATGGTCATGGTGATCAGCATATTAAAGTGAAGGTAATAACACCTACAAAGCTTACCGATCGCCAGAAGGAATTGTTACGAGAATTTAATGATATCAGTGGCAATGAGGCAACAGATGAACAAGAGGGTTCCTTATTTGAACGATTTAAGAAGGCATTCAAAAGTGAATAACGGTGTGTTTTTCACACCGTATACATAATGGGTTTGTGTAAATGCAATTCACCCAACAAATTTTTATGTAAGAATAGTTTTAAGTACAAGCTTCATCTATAATGGTAGAGTAATTAGTTGTTTTAAATAGTTTACGCTGTTGAAAAGCTTTCCACAGGGTTGATTCATACGCTACTACTTGAAAGGTGAAGACATTTATACATGTTAGCAAGCAACCATTGATAGGTGAAAAATACTCTATACCATTTTACTAAAAGCTAAACACGGGCGATTACATGGAAGACTTGGCACCAGCCAAGTTTTCTTTACACTATAGGAAAGTATAAACTTAGGTGCATATGGATAATGAAATAACCGAATAGTCACGTCCAGCGCATGAGCCCGGCAACGATGCGACTTTAGAAATGCGCCCTACGATAAGTCATCATCGGTTCGTTACAAAGAGGAAGGCCGGCTAAAAACTAAAAACGGGCTTGCCGCTCAGGCGTCGGCATACCCCTGTTGTAGGGGCATGATTCCTTTATCTTTAGTTGATTCGTTCCATTCGCTACGTTGCTAAACGGGCACTTGCGCCTTTGTTCCACTATAGGAAAGTATAAGATTTTTTTGGTTTATAGTATAAGAAAAGGGTGATTGAAGATGAAATGGTCTGAACTTTGTATCCATACGACGAATGAAGCTATAGAACCGATATCGAATATTTTACATGAAAATGGAGCAAGTGGTCTTGTGATTGAAGATGCTTTAGATTTAGAGAGGGAACATACTTCTATTTATGGGGAAATATATGAATTAAACCCTGAAGAATACCCAGAGGAAGGGGTTTATATTAAGGCTTATCTTCCTATCAACAGTTTTTTAGGTGAAACGGTGGAAGAAATAAAACAAGCAATTAACAACTTAATGTTATATGATATCGATTTAGGCAGAAATCAGATCACCTTAAGTGAAGTCCATGAAGAGGAATGGGCCACTGCTTGGAAAAAGTATTACAAACCTGTGAAAATATCGAAACGGATTACGATTACACCGACATGGGAAGATTATCAACCTGTAGATACAGATGAAATCATTATTGAACTTGATCCAGGTATGGCCTTTGGTACCGGTACACATCCAACAACTGTATTAAGTATTCAGGCATTAGAGCAATTTCTTCATAAAAATGATACAGTAATTGATGTAGGTTCGGGGTCTGGTGTGTTAAGTATTGCAGCAGCGTTATTAGGAGCTACGCGTGTTTATGCGTATGATTTGGATGATGTAGCTGTAAAGAGTACGGTATTAAACGCAAAATTAAACCAATTAGAGGAAAAGATAATTGCAAAGCAAAATAATTTATTGGACCATGTAAAGGTGGAAGCAGATCTTATTGTTTCTAATATTTTAGCTGAAGTGATTGTGCGGTTCATTGAAGAAGCTTGGGAGCGATTGAAATTTGGTGGTTATTTTATTACATCTGGAATTACACAGAGTAAAAAGCAATTAGTAAAAGAACATTTGGAACAACAAGGTTTTGAGATCATTCAAGTCAACGAATTAGAAGATTGGGTTTCAATTGTTGCATTAAAACCGAATCAATAGTGGAAGAAGGTGTTAACTATTGCAACGTTATTTTGTACCTGCACATACGTGGTCTGATAAAACGATCAAGATTACCGGAGATGATGTGCATCATATAAAGCGTGTAATGCGATTTCAGGCAGGGGATGAGATTATTTGTAATCATCCAGATGGACAAGCCGCTATTTGTCAGATCACATTTTTAGACAATCAGGTTGTCTATGCCGATATTGTGGACTGGTTAACGCATCATGCAGAATTACCTGTAGATATTGCTATTGCACAGGCATTACCAAAAGGTGACAAGCTGGAATGGATTTTACAAAAAGGGACAGAGCTCGGCGCTCATCGATTTTTGCCTTTTCAAGCAGCTCGATCCGTTGTAAAATGGGAAGAAAGACGAAAAGAAAAGAAAGTAAAACGGTGGCATAAAATTGTTAAAGAGGCTAGTGAGCAAAGCCACCGCAATAAAATTCCAGCAGTAGATCCTTGTAAGGGGCTTTCTGAAATCATAGAAGCTTCCAAAGACTATGACTTCGCTTTGTTCGCTTACGAAGAAGAAGCTAAATCAGAACAACATCAGTCATTGGGTTCGGCATTAGCAAAACTTGAAAAAAAACAAAGTCTGCTTGTATGCATTGGTCCTGAAGGCGGGTTTTCAGATGAAGAAGTGAAATTTTTAAAAGAAAATGAATTTCAAGCAATACGGCTTGGACCAAGGATTTTACGGACAGAAACTGCTGCACTATATACGTTAGCAAGTATATCGTATCACTTTGAAGAAATGAGGTGTTCATCATGCCAACAGTAGCTTTTCATACATTAGGTTGCAAAGTAAACCATTATGAAACAGAAGGTATATGGAACATGTTTAAGGAACATGGTTATGAAAGAGTCGATTTTGATCGTAATTCTGATGTTTACGTGATTAATACGTGTACGGTGACAAACACAGGTGATAAAAAAAGCAGGCAAGTTATTCGGCGAGCAATCCGCAAAAATCCGGAAGCTGTTGTCTGTGTTACTGGTTGCTATGCTCAAACTTCTCCAGGAGAAATCATGGAAATACCAGGGGTAGACGTGGTTGTAGGCACACAAGATCGAAAGCATATGATCAGCTATATTGAACAGCATAAAAAATCGAAAGAACCAGTAAATGGTGTTTCTAATATTATGAAAAATCGAGTCTTTGAGGAAATGGATGTCCCTGAGTTTTCTGATCGTACTCGTGCATCTTTGAAAATTCAGGAAGGCTGTAACAACTTCTGTACCTTTTGTATTATTCCTTGGTCACGTGGGCTATTACGTTCAAGGGACCCACAAAATGTAATTGAACAAGCACAAAAGCTTGTAGATGCAGGGTATAAAGAAATTGTATTAACAGGTATTCACACAGCAGGCTATGGTGAAGATATAAAAGATTATAATTTTGCCATGCTTTTGCACGATTTAGAGTCCAAAGTCAATGGATTAAAGCGAATCCGTATTTCTTCTATCGAAGCTAGTCAAATTACTGATGAAGTCGTGGAAGTATTAGATCAGTCCGAAAAGGTTGTCAGGCATTTGCATATTCCATTACAATCGGGATCTGATTCGGTATTAGCGAGAATGCGCCGGAAATATGCAAGTTCTTATTATAAGGAAAAAGTGATGAAATTGAAAAAAGCACTGCCAGGGCTAGCAATAACTTCTGATGTTATTGTTGGCTTTCCAGGGGAAACGGACGAAGAATTTCAAGAAACATATGATTTTATTAAGGAAATTGGTTTTTCTGAACTCCATGTATTCCCTTATTCTCGCAGAACAGGCACACCAGCTGCTCGGATGGAGGGGCAAGTTGATGATGAGGTGAAAAATAACCGTGTCCATCAACTAATTGAATTATCAGAGCGGTTAGCTAAGGAATATGCTTCGAACTACGAAAATGAAGTACTTGAAGTAATACCTGAAGAACATTCCCAGGACGAACAACATCCAAATCAATTGATTGGATATACAGATAATTATTTAAAAGTAGCTTTTTCTGGTACGCCAGATATGATTGGCAAGCTCGTGCGTGTAAAAATAACGAAAGCAGATTACCCGCTTAATCAAGCGACATTTGTAAGAGTGCTAGATGAAACAGCATATGGTAAAGTGAGTGCCAACTAATTTACCCGGCAATACGTGAACAAATACTTTCTAAAAAAGGATGTTCACTTTTGCCGGCTTTCTTATGGAATAATCTCATAATCCATTTTTCTCTACATTATTGGAACAAACTCTTTTTTTCGTCAATATTAGATTTCTTTTGCAATAAATGCTATGATATTCAAAGAGGTACGTACAACTATGTTAGGAAGGAATGAATTTGATGGATAATTTAGCAAAATATATTGATCATACGCAATTAAAGCCAGATACAACAAAAGAAAAAATTGCCCAAATTGTGGAGGAAGCTAAAGAGCATGACTTTGCATCTGTGTGTGTTAATCCATATTGGGTCCCTTACTGTTTCGAACAATTAAAAGCAACATCAGTTAAGGTTTGTACAGTCATTGGTTTTCCATTAGGAGCTACTTCTACTTTTGCAAAGGTGGAAGAAACTAAGCAAGCAATTAAGGATGGTGCGACAGAAGTAGATATGGTTATTAACATCGGCGCATTGAAATCCGGAGATAAACAAACGGTTCTCGCGGACATAGAAGCAGTAGTGAAAGCGGCAGAAGGTCAAGCACTTACAAAGGTAATTATTGAAACTTCTTTATTAACAGAAGAAGAAAAGGTACAAGCATGCCAATTAGCGAAGCAAGCAGGTGCTGACTTTGTAAAAACATCAACAGGATTTTCTGGTGGTGGTGCAACCGTTGAAGATATTCGTTTAATGCGTAAAACGGTAGGGCCGGATATGGGAGTAAAAGCTTCTGGAGGTATTCGTGATTTAGCAACGACAAAAGCGATGATAGAAGCTGGTGCAACAAGGATTGGCGCAAGCGCAGGTGTGTCTATTCTAAAAGGTGAGCAGGGCAACAGTGGATATTAATATGTATAAATTATTGTTTGTTTGGAAACAATCAGTTGACCAAAATAAAGGATTATATTATACTTTAAAAAGCATGTGAATTGAAAGTCATATGCTAGTACAATCTGTTTTGTGCTTCGGAGGGAGGGAAATTAGCATGTCAAATACAACTCGCGTTCGTAAAAACGAGTCTCTTGAAGATGCTCTTCGTCGCTTTAAGCGTAGTGTATCCAAAAGTGGTACATTGCAGGAATATCGTAAGCGTGAACACTACGAAAAACCAAGTGTGCGTCGCAAAAAGAAATCTGAAGCTGCTAGAAAGCGTAAATTCTAAAGAGGGTGTAATCAGTGACATTACTCGAAACATTAAACCAAGATATGAAGCAGGCGATGAAAAACAAAGATAAAATTACCCTTAGTGTAATTCGCATGGTAAAAGCTTCTATACAAAATGAAACCATTAAGCTTGGAAAAGACTCATTATCTGAAGACGAAGAAATGACAATCTTGTCGAGAGAAGTTAAACAAAGAAAAGATTCCCTCCAAGAATTCAAATCAGCTGGACGCGATGATCTTGTTCAACAACTTGAAACAGAATTGGATATTCTGCAAACATATATGCCAAAACAGCTTACGAATGAAGAGCTAGAGGCAATAGTTCAGTTAACGATTGAAGAAGTGAATGCAACTTCCAAAAAAGATATGGGAAAAGTTATGAGTGCGATTATGCCTAAAGTAAAAGGTAAAGCAGATGGTTCACAAATTAACAAACTTGTACAAAAACAGTTAAGTAACTAAAAAAAGAGACCCTAGTCAATCGATTGATTAGGGTCTCTTCTTATAAGAAGAAGTTTATAAATACTACGGGGCTACTCATGGTAGGAGAACGACGTTATATATTTCCACGTGTGCATTCAAGTCTCGTAGTTATTTTAGCTTCTCTTAGCAATGTCCCATTGCATAACGTTCTTCTGCTCACTTTAGATAAATAATATGAAATCAAACAATATCTCCATACTAACTATCATCAAGAATAGGACTATACAACATACACGTGAATAAACAGCAATAAAATTGCAAATACTTTCAAAAAGTGCTTCTCAAAAGGCTTGATAGGTGAAGAATAATGAAGTAAACTAGTTTGTTAATTGCTTTTTAGATGTTGATAATGCCTTGCAATCCTAAGAAGATGAAAGGTTCTAAAGAGATAGTGTCATTGGATTATTTATGGTATATTTTAATAAGTTTACTTTAAATTGAAACCTTTATTGAGAAATATGCGTATAGCATAGTACATCATGAAGGAGGTGAAGGCAATTGTCAGTTAAACGACTGTTTACATATATGATTTTTTTAAGTGCGATTTTAATTACTGTATTCTATGTTGAATTTGGTGTATCCGCAAATGATGCGAATCATAAAACCGTTCATATCATCCCAATAGAAAAAGAAGTTGAAAGAGGCTTGCAAGCATTTCTCGATAGAGCAACGAAGGAAGCAATAGAAGAAGGCACAGATCATATTATTTTTGAAATTAACACGCCAGGGGGCAGGGTCGATTCAGCTGGAGAGATTGCAACTATTTTGCAGGATCTAGATGTTCCAACGACTTCATTTATTGTGAATCGAGCATTATCAGCAGGTTCTTATATTGCTTTAAATACAGATACAATTTATATGCGCCCGCAAGCTACTATGGGAGCGAGTGGTGTGATAACATCTGACGGAAATGCAGCAGATGAAAAAGCTCAATCTGCTTGGATAGCTGCGATGAAAAGCGCTGCAGAATCAAAAGGAAGGGACCCGAAATACGCGATGGCTATGGCCGATGAGTCTATGGATCTGCCAGAATTAGATGCCGGTGAAGGCAAGTTTTTAACTTTAGGACCATCTGAAGCATTAGAAGTCGGGTATTCTGAAGGAACCGTTGATAATAGGAAAGACCTTCTGCAGCGATTAGGTTTAGAAAACGCAACGGTTATGGAAAAGGAACCGACTTTGGCCGAAGAAGTAGCCAGGTTTTTAACCAATCCTGTTGTCATCCCAATTTTATTATCGATTGCAAGTCTTGGGCTGGTTGTAGAATTATATTCACCTGGATTTGGTGTTGCGGGAATCATGGGGCTCATTTCGCTTGTGCTATTTTTTTACGGACATATCGTAGCTGGTTTAGCCGGTATGGAAGCTGTTGTCTTACTTATATTAGGGATAGGCCTCATTATTGCTGAATTCTTTGTGCCTGGTGGTATATTAGGCTTGCTTGGAGCAGGGGCGATTATTGGCTCGTTGTTTATGTCAGGATATGATATTGGTCATATGTCCATGAGTATCGGAATTGCATTTTTGCTATCATTCATTGTTTCCATTATACTTTTCCGCAGAATGGGAATGGATAAAGGTATTTTTCGCCATATTATACTTAAAGACCAAACGACAACAGAATTGGGGTATGTATCTTCGGTAAATCGCTTAGAACTAATAGGTTTGGAAGGAATTACTGTTACACCGTTACGTCCTGCTGGTACAGCTGTTTTTGATCAAGAACGTTTGGACGTTATTTCAGAGGGACGGTTTATCGATGAAAATGAGAAAGTTAAAATTGTAAAAGTAGAAGGCGTACGTATTGTTGTACGACAAATACCTTCAGAGGACGTTTAACTTCTGTTCGTATCGGATTTCCGACGAATAATAAGTTTTACAATATATCTAAAATAAATAAAGGAGGAAACTAGATGGACTTACAAAGTATAATGCCGTTAATTATTATCGCGGCTATTTTAATTGCTGTAGCTATCTTATTTACTTTTATTCCAGTAATGCTTTGGATTAGCGCTTTAGCAGCAGGTGTGAAAGTAGGTATTTTTCAATTAGTTGGGATGAGACTTCGTCGAGTTGTTCCCAATCGGGTTATTAATCCGCTGATCAAAGCGCATAAGGCTGGACTAAATGTAAAAACTAATCAGCTTGAGAGCCATTATTTAGCAGGTGGTAATGTAGACAGGGTTGTAAATGCTCTGATTGCAGCTCACCGTGCAAATATTGAATTACCTTTTGAACGAGGAGCAGCGATTGATTTGGCTGGTCGTGATGTACTAGAAGCCGTTCAAATGAGTGTTAATCCTAAAGTAATTGAGACTCCGTTTATTGCGGGTATTGCAATGGATGGAATTGAAGTAAAGGCTAAAGCTCGCATTACTGTTCGCGCTAATATTGATCGCCTTGTGGGTGGTGCAGGTGAGGAGACAGTAATTGCTCGTGTAGGAGAAGGTGTTGTAAGTACAATTGGTAGTTCGCATACACATGCAGAAGTGCTAGAAAATCCAGATTCGATTTCTCACAATGTTTTAAACCGTGGCTTAGATGCAGGTACAGCCTTCGAGATACTGTCGATTGACATTGCGGATGTAGACATTGGTAAAAACATTGGTGCAATCCTGCAAACTGATCAAGCTGAGGCGGATAAAAACATCGCGCAAGCGAAAGCAGAAGAGCGTCGTGCAATGGCTGTAGCGCAAGAACAAGAAATGCTTGCTAAAGTACAAGAAATGCGTGCTAAGGTGGTGGAGGCAGAAGCTGATGTACCATTGGCTTTAGCAGAGGCGCTACGCTCTGGCAACCTTGGTGTTATGGATTATATGAATTATAAAAATATCGATGCAGATACAGATATGCGAGATTCTATTGGCAAACTTTCCGGGAACGGTAATGATGACCACGAACAATAGTGAAAATTGCGACAAATAAAGGAGGAGTTATATGGAAGAACTCTTCGAAGCTATTTTTGGCAATGCTTTTATCATTTTTGCAGTAATTGCGGGAATTATTGGTTTCTTTAAAGATTCTTTTAGCAGTGACAAAGAAGAGAAAAGCAAACACTCTAAGCCTACGAATAGGCCAGTTCAGCCTTTTGGGGGAGAAACTGTCAAGAAACCAAGCAACCCTATGAAACGTCAAGAACGCGCAAGAGACTCTTTTTCAACAGCGTCAGCTTCTGAACAAAAACAACAGCAAATGGAGCAGTTAGCAGAGCAAATAGGAACAAATTTGCAAGCACCGTTGAAGGAATTTCAACAGCAAGCTAAGTCCATTCAAAACAAGCGGGATGACGAAACAAAGCACCTACACAAGCAAAAGCTAAAACGTCAGGTTGCTAATAATTTAACGCAAGAAGGGTTAGTTAATGGGATTATCATGGCTGAAGTATTAGGTAAACCAAGAGCTAAGAACCCTTATCGCAGTATCCTTTCTAACCAAATGAAAAGGAAGCAAATTTATTAATTATTATGGAAGCCAATTGTACAGCAAACATGTACAGTTGGCTTTTTTTAAAGAATAAGAAAGTATAGACTTAGGTGCTTATGGATAATGAAATAACCGAATAGTCACGTCCAGCGCATGAGCCCAGCAACTAGGCGACTTCACGAATCACCCTACGATAAGTCATCATCGGTTCGTCGCTAAGGGGAAGGCCGACTAAAAACGGGCTTGCCGCTCAGGCGTGGGCATACCCCTGTTTTTAGTGGCATGATTCCTAAATCTTTAGTTGATTCGTTCCATTCGCTACGTTGCTAAACGGGCGCCCTGCGCCTTTGTTCTCCCGCATATAAGGTGCTGTAAAACTCCCGCTTCAGGAGTTGGATAATCTGTACTGTAAACAAACCTAAGTGTAGATAACAGCACCTTTAAATGTCTTATTTCGTAAGCTGCTTTTAGGCCGTACCATTACGGTACTAGCAAGCTGTGAGGATGAATGATAACCCCTTATGTTTGAAGATTTGTTTTATTTTGTTAATTTCAATGGTTTTTGTAAGCAATACATACGTTTTGCTATATGGACTTTAAAAAATATAGCTTTCAAGGAAATTCCCCAACAAATCCATACTTCTATAAAATACATGACGTGTTTACATTTTCTCTTCTGTCTTTCTCCAAGAGCTTTCCTTTCATTGTTCTTAATTGTATGGATGAATCATAAATATATAGGTGAGAGGGGGCTGCATTTGTGAAAAAATGGCATCAACAAATTCGACCATGGTTAACGAAGTCTTTTGCACTTCCTTCAGATGTATTACTTGAGCTGCCAAGAATTACGGTGATTGGTCAATTGCATGTTTATATTGAAAATCATAAAGGCTTGGCAAGCTATTCAGATACAGAATTAAAGCTTAAGGCGAACAAAGGATATATTCGAATTACAGGGTCAGCCTTTGTTTTAAAGCTCATGTTACCTGAAGAGATCTTGTTAGAAGGAACGATTAGAGATATAACCTTTATTCCAGATGGAGGAGAAGGATATGAAACAAAAAAATAAACCAAATGCAGCTGGAGCTGTTACTATAGTTGTAACTGGCGATCGACCGGAATTGTTTTTTCAACACTGTACGAGTCATGGAATACGGATATGGGATGTAATGAAGACAAGTAATCAAGCATGTCAAGGAACGATAAGCCTAAAGGACGCAAAATATATAAAAGTGCTACGAAGAGGTATGCATTATAAAATTAAATTCATTGATAAAAAAGGATTTCCGTTTATCATTCGTCGTTACTTAAGAAAAAAAGAGCTGCTGATTGCATTTATCTTAAGTTGTTTATTTCTGTTTATTTTGTCTAATATCGTATGGGATGTCAAAATAACCGGTGTGCCTAAAGACATTGAGGAAAAAATAGGTAAACAATTGGAGGAATACGGTATCCAGCCAGGTTCATGGATTTTCTCACTTGACTCTCCAAAGCAAATTCAACAGCAATTGTTAAGCGATGTTCCTGAATTGCTTTGGGTTGGCATTGATCAAAAAGGGACAACCTTTCATTTGGAAGGTGTAGAAAAGATCGTCGTTAAAGAAGAAGCAAAACCAAAACCTCGAAACTTAATTGCTGCTAAAAAAGGAATTATCAAGAAAATGTATGTTTCCCAGGGTGTTCCCAAAGTAGATGTGCATGATTATGTGGAAAAAGGTGATTTGCTAGTTTCTGGAAAAATGACAGATGAAGAAGAATCAGAAGAAGATGAAAAAAAGAAAATCAAATATGTAGCGGCTGACGGAGATATAACAGCGTTAACCTGGTATGAAGTGAAAGTAAGTGTGCCATTAAAGACAAGTTCTGAACAATTAACCGGAAACCAAGAGAAAAAATATCATCTTGGTTTTGGTAACTTTAAAATGCCCGTATGGGGTTTTGGCTCACCTGATTTTAAGAACATACAACAAGAAAAAGAAGAAACTAAGCTTCGATTTTTAAAATGGGACTTGCCTGTAAAAATAATTGAAACCAAACTCCATGAAAAAACGTATAAATCAGTGAAACGGACAAAACAAGAAGCAATAGAGGCGGGAATTACACAAGCGAAAGAACAATTAAAATTAGAATTAGGTGAAGCAAGCATACTTTCAGAAAAAGTTTTGCATGAAACTATAGAGAATGGTAAAGTTAAATTAAACTTATATATGAGTGTAGAAGAAAATATTATTGCAACACAACCTTTACGTCAAGGAGATTGAATATGCCAGAAAATCTAACAGCAGTTGATTTACAATTAACAAGTCCAAATGAAGCGTTAGCGCTGTTTGGCAATAACGATAAACACCTGCATCAATTAGAGGAAATGCTTCAGGTTTCAATTGTAACGAGAGGAGAGCAAGTACACGTTTCTGGGAATCCAGATACGATTGACCTCGTTCAAGATGTCTTACAAGCACTGCTCTCCGTAATTCGTAAAGGATTAACCATAACGGAAAGAGATGTCGTTTATGCAGTTGAATTAGGGAAAAAAGGAAAAATAAATCAATTTGAAACCTTATTTGAAGATGAAATTACAAAAAATGTAAAAGGAAAACCTATTCGTGTTAAAACGCTGGGGCAAAAAAAATATATTTCTGCGATTAAAGCCAATGATCTCGTATTTGGAATTGGTCCCGCAGGTACGGGAAAAACATACTTGGCTGTTGTAATGGCTGTTCACGCGCTTAAAAATGGGTATGTAAAACGGATTATTTTAACAAGACCTGCAGTAGAAGCAGGAGAGAGCCTAGGTTTTCTGCCGGGCGATTTAAAAGAGAAGGTCGATCCTTATTTAAGACCACTTTACGATGCTTTACATGATGTTTTAGGAACAGAACATACCATGCGTTTGATTGAAAGGGAGACCATCGAAATCGCTCCATTAGCTTATATGCGTGGAAGAACACTAGATGATGCGTTTGTTATTTTAGACGAAGCACAAAATACAACGCCGGAGCAAATGAAAATGTTTTTAACGAGATTAGGTTTTGGCTCCAAAATGGTAATTACCGGTGATATAACGCAAATTGATTTACCAAAAGGTATGCAATCAGGTCTGCGAGTAGCCAGTCATCTATTAAATGGGATAAAAGGTATGGCATTCGTTTATCTAGAGCAGACCGATGTAGTGCGGCATCCACTTGTCCAGCGAATTATTGATGCCTATGATAAAAACCGCAATAACAGTATAAGTTAAGCCTCTTATACAGGGCTCATTTTACATGAAGATCAATATAATTAATGCTGTTATCACCGCACTAATTTTGAAAAAAATAGCATTTGCTTTGGAGTTTGATTGATTTGTAAGAGGATATTTAGAAATAGAAAAAAATGAAGGTAGTGGGCTTATTTATTGTTGTCTCCCGAATGTAAGGTTTCTTCAGTCTAATGCTTCTTGGGC
This genomic interval from Virgibacillus pantothenticus contains the following:
- the dnaJ gene encoding molecular chaperone DnaJ, with translation MSKRDYYEILGVEKGASKDEIKKAYRKLARKYHPDVNKEAGAADKFKEAKEAYEVLSDEQKRAQYDQFGHAGPQSQGFGGFGGAQDFGGGFGDIFDMFFGGGGRRRDPNAPQQGADLQYTMELEFEEAIFGKEAEITIPKEETCDTCSGSGAKPGTKTKTCSHCNGSGQLNMEQNTPFGKVVNRRVCHYCNGSGKIIPEKCTTCGGTGRVKKRRKIHISIPAGIDEGQQIRVSGKGEAGINGGPPGDLFVVVHIKPHEFFQREGDHIFCELPLTFAQAALGDEVEVPTVHGKVKLKIPAGTQSGKVFRMKGKGAPNVRGYGHGDQHIKVKVITPTKLTDRQKELLREFNDISGNEATDEQEGSLFERFKKAFKSE
- the mtaB gene encoding tRNA (N(6)-L-threonylcarbamoyladenosine(37)-C(2))-methylthiotransferase MtaB, with translation MPTVAFHTLGCKVNHYETEGIWNMFKEHGYERVDFDRNSDVYVINTCTVTNTGDKKSRQVIRRAIRKNPEAVVCVTGCYAQTSPGEIMEIPGVDVVVGTQDRKHMISYIEQHKKSKEPVNGVSNIMKNRVFEEMDVPEFSDRTRASLKIQEGCNNFCTFCIIPWSRGLLRSRDPQNVIEQAQKLVDAGYKEIVLTGIHTAGYGEDIKDYNFAMLLHDLESKVNGLKRIRISSIEASQITDEVVEVLDQSEKVVRHLHIPLQSGSDSVLARMRRKYASSYYKEKVMKLKKALPGLAITSDVIVGFPGETDEEFQETYDFIKEIGFSELHVFPYSRRTGTPAARMEGQVDDEVKNNRVHQLIELSERLAKEYASNYENEVLEVIPEEHSQDEQHPNQLIGYTDNYLKVAFSGTPDMIGKLVRVKITKADYPLNQATFVRVLDETAYGKVSAN
- a CDS encoding GatB/YqeY domain-containing protein, with the protein product MTLLETLNQDMKQAMKNKDKITLSVIRMVKASIQNETIKLGKDSLSEDEEMTILSREVKQRKDSLQEFKSAGRDDLVQQLETELDILQTYMPKQLTNEELEAIVQLTIEEVNATSKKDMGKVMSAIMPKVKGKADGSQINKLVQKQLSN
- the prmA gene encoding 50S ribosomal protein L11 methyltransferase; translated protein: MKWSELCIHTTNEAIEPISNILHENGASGLVIEDALDLEREHTSIYGEIYELNPEEYPEEGVYIKAYLPINSFLGETVEEIKQAINNLMLYDIDLGRNQITLSEVHEEEWATAWKKYYKPVKISKRITITPTWEDYQPVDTDEIIIELDPGMAFGTGTHPTTVLSIQALEQFLHKNDTVIDVGSGSGVLSIAAALLGATRVYAYDLDDVAVKSTVLNAKLNQLEEKIIAKQNNLLDHVKVEADLIVSNILAEVIVRFIEEAWERLKFGGYFITSGITQSKKQLVKEHLEQQGFEIIQVNELEDWVSIVALKPNQ
- the deoC gene encoding deoxyribose-phosphate aldolase — its product is MMDNLAKYIDHTQLKPDTTKEKIAQIVEEAKEHDFASVCVNPYWVPYCFEQLKATSVKVCTVIGFPLGATSTFAKVEETKQAIKDGATEVDMVINIGALKSGDKQTVLADIEAVVKAAEGQALTKVIIETSLLTEEEKVQACQLAKQAGADFVKTSTGFSGGGATVEDIRLMRKTVGPDMGVKASGGIRDLATTKAMIEAGATRIGASAGVSILKGEQGNSGY
- the rpsU gene encoding 30S ribosomal protein S21, producing MSNTTRVRKNESLEDALRRFKRSVSKSGTLQEYRKREHYEKPSVRRKKKSEAARKRKF
- a CDS encoding 16S rRNA (uracil(1498)-N(3))-methyltransferase — translated: MQRYFVPAHTWSDKTIKITGDDVHHIKRVMRFQAGDEIICNHPDGQAAICQITFLDNQVVYADIVDWLTHHAELPVDIAIAQALPKGDKLEWILQKGTELGAHRFLPFQAARSVVKWEERRKEKKVKRWHKIVKEASEQSHRNKIPAVDPCKGLSEIIEASKDYDFALFAYEEEAKSEQHQSLGSALAKLEKKQSLLVCIGPEGGFSDEEVKFLKENEFQAIRLGPRILRTETAALYTLASISYHFEEMRCSSCQQ